Within Anthonomus grandis grandis chromosome 19, icAntGran1.3, whole genome shotgun sequence, the genomic segment CTTCAAGTTCAGATTTTAGTTTGGAAATATTTACTGTGGGATAATGAGCCTTcgccatatttaaaatattttgcggaAAGTTGGTAGTGTATGCTTCAAATTTCTCTGTGTAGAATAACTGTGAAATCATGAGATGATCATTGAAACCAAACCTGtgatttatttcagatataataatatcacaaatttcCAGTGCAGTTCGTCGCTTTGGATCCTCTGTAGCTGtagtagtttttcttttttttgctgttGATGTGCTTGGTTCTTCTGATTCCAACAtagtatttctaattatttggatattgttgttaaaagacagtatataatttttgacagatatgacatcaatatctcgcatttgcaattgtttaaacaatatatcaacATGGGgcattattttatggaaaaaatttaaccaaaataaaaaaagctcatcttccaaatgtctttttaaaccAGTTGCTTGATTTATATTGTTACCATCTTGCTCCTCATCAATAATTTCCTCTAAGCAAGATTTCAAATCATCTTTATAAGTGTATACAATTTCAACACATTTTGTATTGAAAGCCCATCGAGTGGGTGCAGCTTTAGGTACCCTTACTTTAACCACTCTATCCAGAACCATCGTACGTTTTGGAGATCGGCCGAAAAAGGacgaaaatgcgtgtaaatttgcaaaaaatatttttatcggtttatattgactcgccgctttttgcaggataagattaagttgatgggcatagcagtgaataaagtgtgcatttgggtatatttctttaatttttgtttgtactccTCCCAGTTTACCGCTCATGACTGATGCACCATCGTAACTTTGGGCAATCAACTTTTCAGgtgcttcattaatttttaataattgaagttcttccaatattacattagttaaatgttGTGCTGTGGTACCTGGAGGgttaacaaatttccaaaatctttcatGTACAATACCAGTTAATACATATCGCAATATGACAATCATCTGCGTTTTATTGGAGCTGTCTGTGGTCTCATCTACTTGAATTGCCACAAAATTTGTCTGGCCAATCTCCTTAATTATATGAGTATGTACAATGGCTAACATTGATTCTAAAATATCgttctgaattgtttttgatattcctttaaatactgtacttttttcaatatgttctttaaacattaaatccagttcagaaacaaaatcgataaggcccagaaaaattccaggattattggagctgttactttcgtcatgaccgcgcaatgcaatttcgaaaactccgcaaaattttacacagTCGATTAGTTTGTTTAAGatatacctatttttagaaACCGATTCATTAAAGTCATGCACAGATTTACGATATACACTATCAAGTTGCTGTCTTATGTTAACACGTCCTAAACTTGCGTAACTCATTGATGAATTTATATGAGTAGTGGAAGAAGCATGCtttgtaattttcacttttaagtGCTTAATGTCAGTTACTCCATTTTTCGCCCATACAGCGTCATTCGAAAACAATAAACACGGGTagcaaaaaaatgcatttctCACACTGCAGCCACAAATCCAATCACACAAATTGTAcattgattctttaaaatatctttgaatATCTTTACCCCTAtcctttgttgtttgttttaaattcatatttggtTTTGGTCGACCACTTTCCTTTTTCTCAAGGCGCCGTTCATAATTTAATGTTCCAGCagattttaaggcaattatttcgTCAACAACACTCACACtcatcttgttttttttttcaatcagaaaaaaaaatccgataatagttacaaaaataaattacgaaatGTAAACACGCGCCACGATATATGCAATACCGTCAAAGTGCGGGCGGCAAACaactaactaaaacaaaacattcaTCCAGTCGGGCCGTCGACTACATTAGAGACATAGGACTGAAAGGTGACTCTCACTCCCGCTCACGAAATGCGAATCTGCcctctttgttctattttacatgcatttctccataagccataagaactgtatagggacaatttaaaatacggccCAGCCACGGGCTTGTGTGATGAGCGCGAGGCGCGACtttggtaatatatttatttgttttgccaatgcagactgcttagagaattttataattcacagtgaagttttagataaaagatatttttaataaaatttgtatttttatgagattattttaggggggtcattgaccaattgaccctaagaaggagccgccactgcttataataatgttaaattgagaattaaatgataatatgaGTTACTGAATcgtaactaattaaaatttgctttaatgcggatatatataatttaaggcgaacaaaacttttattttaatggaggtaaacgtttttttttaaaaatttaaggtgCGATTACTGTAAATGTGATGTTAAGGTATCTGCAGGGAAAACCCAACTAGTAAAACATTCTGAGACTGAAAAGCATGTTAAAGCTTTGCAGAGAGCATCAATGGGCAAGCAAAGTCAAGTAAAATCAAGTCAAATGTTTGcagaaagttctaaaaaaataagcattgaAGAAAAAGCGAAAGAAGGAATTATAAGAACTGCGGGGTTTCTAGCCGAACATAATCTCCCTATGAATTTGATGGAGCATTTCATCGATTATCTCTATGCTGTAGGCACTGATTCAGATATTGTCAAACAAACGAAATGTAAACGAACAAAGATGTCAAGAGTTTTACAAAAAGTTACAGGCTTGTCTCAAGAATCTTGGCTACTTGGCCTAATGAGGGATAATAAATTTAGCATTATCATAGATGAGTCTACTGATAACTCGTGCACCAAACATTTATGTTTAGTTGTAAGAATGTGCATTAATTTTGACATTGAAGACAACTTTTTGGCGTTAATCCCAGTAGTAGAGACCACAGGGGCTGcactttatgaaattttaatcaacTTCCTTACCGAAAATGGTGTTCCATATAAGTCAAACTTTATTGGCTTTGCTTCAGATGGAGCGAGCAACATGGTTGGCGTTAATAATTCTGTGGTCAGTCGATTGCGAGAAAATATTCCAGGTATATTCATAATGAAATGCATATGCCATAGCTTTCATTTGTGTGCATCATATGCATGCCACAAGTTGCCTGAGGAAGTGGAACAATTTGCGAGAGAAGTAAGCTATacgctaataaaataaatgtatacttaattaaaaaatataattttttacaggtatataactatttttcaaatagtCCGAAGAGAGTGGAAGAATATAAGGAATTCCAGGAATTTGCAAATGTCTCAATATCGAAGATTTTACATCCTAGCCAGACACGTTGGTTATCTCTGGAATGCGTGGTTAAAAGGCTTCTTAATCAATATGAAGCTTTGAGGTTGTATTTCGTAGATCAGGCGTCTCTTAAAATCAGTcaagcaaatattattttagaaaaactaaacacgcccgaaaataaattatacttatcATTTTTATCGCATGTactacctatttttaatagcttaaacaaattaatgcaaAGCGAATCGCCCAAAATTCACGTTATTTATAAAGAGGTTGCTAGAacagttaaaacaattttagattattatattaagGACGAATATCTAAATGCCAACAttgaaaatatagattttaaagaccctagactttttttaaatttaaatgacatGTACTTTTCTGCCCACATAAACTCTGCCGATCCGGAGAAAAACCGACTTGACATGGTAAAATTAAGAGGTCTAGACTTTTATATTGAGAGTGTGGAGCAAATATTGTCAAGATTTCCACTTAAAAACTCTGTGTTTCAGAAATTAGAATTTCTAGATCCTGAGGTagttaaatcaagaaaaatcaGGTCTATAAGTAATGTTTCTATgttgtttcaaaatttaattcctgCTGATATGCAAGTTATTGACAATGAATGGTTGTTACTtagaaattatgaaattaattttacctgGAAAGGTATTTGCGATTTTTGGGGTAAAATTGCTAAGATTAAATGTGTGGAAAATACAGAATCCCGGTTTcccaatttaagtaattttgtgtttaatttattaactttgccGCATTCCAGTGCTAACGTAGAGAGGGTGTTTTGtcagataaatttaaacaaaacaaaacagagAAATCGGTTGAAAACTCCTATGATAGCTGCTATACTGCACACCAAAAGTTTAGTGGGCAGAGAAAACCGTATTTGTTCAAATTTTCCAATAGGAAaagatttgcttaaaaaattaaataaacaaatttatgatTCCGATGAGTCAGAATAAAATAACGGATATTTcggatttttgtttttcagttatttaCTTTAAGATTATGTACGTTTGTTTactttaacatataattttatgtttttatttaaatttgttaataaaaaagtagataTTTTGGTACTTGTATctttatttcatcaaaaaaatattttaataaaaataatgtatgttttttttttaaatagggcTTAAAACGCCAtctcatgattttttttccaaaactcatGATTTTTGGTTACATTTTTcatgatttcattttatttcaccTGGCAACACTGTAGTAAATATCTGACTTCGTgagagctgcgtcgtttggcgacaaaatgtcccaaaatattacccgaaaatccaggcattttttaaatatttattctcatgcgggttttacagacatgacaatgcgtcttaaaatgtttaatatgctgcgttttgcataatgaaaattaaagtgttattctaataaaaaataaaatatcaactctgataaaaatataataaaaaatcagaaataaaactctaataaacaaacttaacaacatatcatttttttaaataaaataaaccgccttctttcgctaaacaaaaacttaacctttcgtaaaagctatttcgcacctccaaaagagtttcaggtaaaatggaattggcaccttcgataattttatttcgcaactcctctaaatttgttggcctactaaattcatgcttgtgaatggtctgcttaaggtaaccccacgttatgagcaggacagccatcttgctgaaaataaaccgatcccaggtctacattaggtaggatttgaatggcaggaagaacttggttttgcagcaactcaaggtaattttgggcgtttaaagtgccatcaataaaaaatggccctataacattgtcgcccaaaatactgggtacgaaactgaaaacttcagtgctcgttttcctgagaccaataacgaacaatggaaggattgtgtttgccatgtaatggaaaagaagattcatcagaaaacaaaatatttttttaaaaatattcgttttcatttgccttttccatcatggtttcacaaaattccattcttcgccactggtcttcaggaaatatttcctgagtttttgaatacttgaaacatttatacccatattttttccagatacgagcaacagttttattgctcattaataataataataataataatacttctttatttgctcaaatacatccaacagcttagcatcgtcaaaaggtatagactgtcaaacgccaataatacagtgcacaaagggagacattaatctatcagagttttacctacataacatagcaaataaaaaaaaaaataaacaaaatacaaattttggttcgcatcagaaatgctcacaagtatgtatgaaacatttgttataCAGGTATAAAAGTATAGTAttcgataaattttgatagactaggttaaagactattgtagaattcgtccaatgagtatggacagatctccaaaatcaggttttttgttacttgcttaaatctatttaaatgtagttgttttgtggtttcgggtattgcattaaaaagttttatggcattAGTCATATAGCCCTTATGGGTCAGACTAAGCCTGTGTTGTGGAAGTAAAAGATTTCCCCCATGTCTGGTGTCATATAAGTGCCTACTATTTACTgtgctaaatctaaaagagtATGTTCTGGCAAATATCAGACATCGGTGAATGTATAGGACAggcattgtcatgatttttaaatttttgaataaaggtcTACAACTATCTGTTGGTTTTTTGTTTCCTAGAATTCTGAGTGCCGATTTTTGCAACTTAAATGCTCTCTGCCAGTCAGCCGAGTTACCCCAAAATAACAGTCCTTATGACAACTTTGATTGAAAAAGTCCCATATACGCCGTTCTACATACTACTGGAGGCGCCAATTGAACAATTCTGCGCAATAGAAAAAGAACCGACGAGAGTTTTTTTGCCAGATCTATTATATGGTGCTtccatgataatttattatctagataaacacccagaaatttgatcgcgtctattctctgatgtctttcccttaaagagaaattaaccacctctgttttatttagattcaaGCATAGATTATTGTCAGCAAACCATACTATTAACTTGTGAA encodes:
- the LOC126747327 gene encoding uncharacterized protein LOC126747327, whose amino-acid sequence is MGKQSQVKSSQMFAESSKKISIEEKAKEGIIRTAGFLAEHNLPMNLMEHFIDYLYAVGTDSDIVKQTKCKRTKMSRVLQKVTGLSQESWLLGLMRDNKFSIIIDESTDNSCTKHLCLVVRMCINFDIEDNFLALIPVVETTGAALYEILINFLTENGVPYKSNFIGFASDGASNMVGVNNSVVSRLRENIPGIFIMKCICHSFHLCASYACHKLPEEVEQFAREVYNYFSNSPKRVEEYKEFQEFANVSISKILHPSQTRWLSLECVVKRLLNQYEALRLYFVDQASLKISQANIILEKLNTPENKLYLSFLSHVLPIFNSLNKLMQSESPKIHVIYKEVARTVKTILDYYIKDEYLNANIENIDFKDPRLFLNLNDMYFSAHINSADPEKNRLDMVKLRGLDFYIESVEQILSRFPLKNSVFQKLEFLDPEVVKSRKIRSISNVSMLFQNLIPADMQVIDNEWLLLRNYEINFTWKGICDFWGKIAKIKCVENTESRFPNLSNFVFNLLTLPHSSANVERVFCQINLNKTKQRNRLKTPMIAAILHTKSLVGRENRICSNFPIGKDLLKKLNKQIYDSDESE